The sequence CTGCTGCGCCAAATGCAAGTGCGTCCCGTCGGGGACTTTCGGGAACAAGCACCAGTGCCCTTGTTACAGGGACTACCGTAACTCCAAGGGCAAACCCAAGTGCCcttgatttaatttatatataatatatatattatctccATCCATAGTCTATTATAAAAATTGCAGTTTAATTATGTCGCGGAATAAAAATTCTATCACGATCCggatgggctttaattaattttctgtCATATATAATCCAACTGTGCTAGCAGCTGGGAAATTGGGCAAAATTTCTCGGTATAGTATAGCATATATAATTCATGAGATAATGTCTATTTTCGTTCtatgtatttaaaattttttcaagtTTGGTCCACGATCTTGTCGAAAACTCATCCGCACGCTTGCGGATTTGACCCGAAAAAATCATTGCCATTACTAAAACATCATAAACTAATATTGAATCCATGAGTCACAAGCTATAATTAAGATTAGTTTTATATGTATGTTTGGGTAAATATGGAGGATTCTCTTATgtcaaaatttaatttcaagTACTACTTTAGGGATCATTTTGGCACGTGAGAAACTAGAGACACcgaatcaaaaaaataaaataaaatgttgaGACGATAGGTACGAGAATGTGCATGTTTTACTGATTTCTGACAGTGTGATACGTACATTGGAAAAGTGCGGATGTTCGTGGCCTTGTCAATGTTAATTAAGTCACATTGATAAGGTTCAAATTTTTCCATTTGAACCACCATATCATGCTATATTGCCTTTTCATGATAATAAATGGACACAAATCTCTCAAGCTTACCTAGCCAATTGTTTCCTTAATCCTTATtatcatttaaatatatatgtcCCATAAGTATcgtttttaatttatatatgtgtgtgggAAATTTAGGATCCCGAACCGAATGCTAATGTTACTCGCATAATTCTTAGGGTTAATTTAtgggaaaataatttttttgtccaCTAAattgtccatgttttggttttggttcattaactttTCACAATTAGGCAGGGACAGATCCAGGAATTAGACCTAGGGCGCTTGaacttaatataataaattatatattattaacaaaaaatataatatatatatatatatatatatctaaagaCATTATACTGTTCAGAAAAGTTGAGTCATACGagattttgaaacataaaattcatctatAAAAGAATCTACATATATATCCTTAGGCCTTAGCTACATCTCGTTCAATATAGAGAGTATCAAACAATCAACAAAAAAGTCATCTTTCATTTTATTGAGAACTGTCTTCTTCACATGCTTCATTGTTAAAAATGTTCGCTGGGTAGTGGGTAGAAAATAAAATTCCAATTATATTTCTAATTTagtttgttgagtttgcattacacaaaaataaaataaaatacacaaTTGATTGAGGCCCAAAAAATTCACACAAAATACGTACACATAAAAAAATCCAAAGTGCTTCTTATAACGTACGTATAATTTATAAAGAAAGAACAAAATTAAGCCCCACCCTTTGTCAGGCCAATAACAAAAATATGGATGAGTGATTTTTAGGTTGGAGGAAAAGgctaattatgaaatttatgtgtaaGAAAAAAACAAGGATAAATAATCTAGGGTGAGGGGAGAGTTTAGTTAACCTACTATAAAACAACTTTATCCTTTTTAGGTTAGATTAGgttgttttaataaaaatcCTACCAAACAAtggattaaataaaaaatcacacACTTACCTACCTAATCCCTTGTACCAAACACTGCGTAGAGTTTATTAATATACTGACTAGTGAGGATGAATCATGTATATATCATCATacataaaaaatgatatatatacatatataaatattaaaatttaaatatacttACATATATAATACACTtatacacaaaaaaaaaatcacaaaggtaaaaaaaaaatgatcaaaTGAATTGTAGGATTAAGAAAGCCGAAAAGgagaaagcaaaaaaaaaaaaaattaaaaaattaaagttaAACCTGTGTTGCAGCACGCCAGCACCTATGAGGAGAAGAAATCTGCAATTGTGAAAAGGCCGCTGCAAATGGTGGGCTGGGCTAGAGAGTGGACAACAACCTATATGTgtagttaaaaaaaatttatttttgggctGGGCTACAGCCCACCACAACTCTTGAAATGATCCGTCCCTGCAATTAAATTTTGGTATACTAACTTTTCATTTTCAGTGATTTTGGTCTAACTGCATATGTGTCAGCTAGACATTGGCCCACGTCAGCATTTTTCGGGTGACGTGTCCCAATGTCTAGCTGACACGTATGACGTATATAGTTGGACAAAAAATCagtgaaaattaaaaattagtgtaccaaaacctaATTGTGAAAAGTTAATTGAttaaaaccaaaacatggataAGTTGATGGATCAAAAAAGTATTTCTCCTTAATTTATTTGACTTTGTTTAGCTTGTTTAGATTTCCTTTTATCTTATTATGTTGTTTCACAAATGTCCTTTCTCAAGATGATCAGATCCAAACTTGTAGAATAAAATCCCTAACTAATAACTATAtctgatttaaaaataaaacaaaatcaaagaTAAGAATATACATAAACAAGTTAAAGAAAATCAAATAGAGTTCTAAGAATTAAGCGACGAAtccaaaatcttaaaatttccGTTCGTAAAACTCTTCTAGTTGATATATCCCTTCCCTTGTGGTGGGCTCGAACTTGATTCTTCATGGTGCTGTCCGTAGCTAGGGTTCACGACACAATCAGTAAAGATTTTCAATAGGGTTATTTGAAATCGCCTGTTTTGTATCCCTTAAATCTTAATTAGCTCTGTTGGAAcaatttattctttatttgaacAATTTATTCAAGATTCTTTGTTTGAACAATTTATTCATTATTTGAATGCTTTTGATCATGTGGAtagatttcaaatatatatatatatatatcctctAGATTTAAACTCTTTTCTCTTAAAATTGTTATGGATTTAATTAGATATATCTAATATTTGAGTCATACTCATGGAAATTCAAACTTTAAATCTTTCTCATAATCGAATTACTCCATAGTATAATGATATACTGGCGTTCTTTGTACGCGATGTGTGCATATACATGaatttttgtgttaattaattttcatgttatttttagaaTTCAAATGATTAATTAGATAATCAAAAGTTTAATAGCGATAACTAtctaatctaaaatttaaaaaatataaacagATATTGGGAGTGTCATTTTAGTAAATAAGATACATCTAATAGCTAAAAAAAGAAGAGaccatataaaatgactaatttgtttaataattttgTTCTTGTTGGGAATTAAGTTAAAATATAATCGTACTTTCATCTCACGcttcatcaattaattgaaagttcgttaattaaatgatttttactATAATACGATAGTAAGATGTGCATCAAACGCAATCTAAAGTTTCTGtttctttttaattattatttatttaagaaatgGAAGAAATAGTTCTAAGATTTCAATCAGAagacttttaaattttaagagggaaaaaattaaaacaaaagcttggaacccatagttttaaatttttgggaaaagcgcatttctattcgcatttgttttttaaaatttctccaACCAGACTTCCAATTTATTCTTTAAAAAAGAAAgataagaaattttttttttctatgaaAAACCTTCTTTATCACCTGCGCTTTTTTTCTATGAAAGACTTTCTTTATCACCCGCGCTTAACTGAGTAAAAAACATTCGAATTTTCATATAAAATAATGGGAAATGCTATGTGTACATGGAGGGTTACACATTGGGTTACACACTACATATGAAATTACAAATGTATTCCtccattttatttgaaaaaactctTTCCAAAATACATTTATGTAATTTCAAATGCTACGTGTAACCCAACTTGTAACACTCCGTGTACATATAGCATTACCCTAAAATAATTACTTCAtacatgtttaaaaaaaaataaaaatttcagctTAATTTTTGAGTCCGCAATGAATCCAGCAAAAGACAATTGTATATATTCTCGAAAAAAGAATTAAACAGAAGACAAATATATcgtaaaaattaaaatagtgaGTTGATTTTACTCTTCCTTTACCAGATTTGGTTCCATATTTTTACacaaaaaaatcttataaaCAGAATTACCAACACTTATAGATAACAATTCATCACTCAGGTGCACatggaaattatatatatcagaGCATTATCTTGACAAGTAATGGGACAATTAAAACACAAGACAAACATAAATACCAGACTTGTTCCTTCAAACAACAAGAATTTGAAGCCATAATCCCTCTTGCGTAACccaaaaaacactcacaaacaTAACAAAAAGTAACGATAAAATCTACGAAACAACACACCAATTAAAACACAAGAAAGTACAAGTATCCAACTACAAACAACAAACAacaaacaacaaacaaaagacaCAAACACGGTCACATGCATAGCCGGGACGGGACGGGTTTAGCATGCAGCAGAAAGGAAATCAGATGGAATGCCTTGTTTTCTCCTTGTTTAGGAGAACATTCTTTCCGTAAGGATGACTACGCAACTCGTTAGAGTGTTCCAGAATCAGTTTATTCAAAGTCCTGCGACTGCCTCCCTGCAATATCACATATTAATCAACATTTCGACCGAGATCACACagaaacaaacatatatataccaGCATATATAGTTTTCACAAGTTGCGATACCGTGGCGCATGTCTTAGCAGATTGTACAACATAGTTGCCATAGGGATCTAGCACGACATTCAAGAAATCGAGGCTGTTGGTAATaagctcattgatgatttgaggtgcaaattttttttgacaTGCCCTCATCAACTTCTCCACCACGTTGCTTCCATATTTGTCCATCGAGAGGGAGACAAAATTCCCTTTCAGTCCAGCTAACATACCTTCCATCACATTCGGTATCTCGAGTCCTATTACATATTGCACTACATAATTCCTGAAACCAGAAAATTGTGGgattttttatgctaaaaatttGCGACTAATTGGATCGAGCTAGTGTGTGTAAAAAACTACGTACCCGAATTGATGTTTAGACAGTTCATTTATGTTTAATACTATCTCCGTGACAATACGCCACTGGCTTTCCAGTGGACTGTCTTTGGTTATGAAGATTTGCAGGAGGCAGCATCCACTTTGGTTGGTGGCTATTTGGACACAATGATCAGCTATCACATTCAGTATTTCCTgtgaaaaaaacataaatagatGGTATATAAACTATTTGTCTGTCACAAAAAAATAGGATGAGGTTGagcaacaaatatatatataccttaGTTTCTTCTGCAGGGAAGATACTTAAGCAGCGCTGAATAACCCGAGAACCAATCTGGTTGTTGACTAGCGGAACCGTGATGTGTCTGAAGATGGATATCATACGAGATATTTGCTCTGGTTCCATGAGACACTGGACAAGCTTCTGTATGGACTGAGATCTGCAAAGAAACACGAAAAACCGGTATTAATTCCACTGTTGAAGTTTATAGTGTATGTTATAATAAGAGAGAttggaaatatatatatatatacccttGAGGGTGGAGGCAGACAGACATGAGCAAGTGGCCATGGGCAGTGACCGCAGAAACCAACTGTGACATCTGTTGTTGGTCGCAGACTTCGAAGAGCTTTTGAATTACATTATTACCGAAACGATCATGCAGCAACCTATATATGTGATCTTTCACCTCAGAGAGAATCATCTGGATGTCCTCTGGTTTCCCTTCATGTAGCCTTTGACACAAGGATCGACAACCATGTTGATCCATTGCTTCTGAAACCACCCCATGGAGATTAGGAGGAGAAGGGATCCATGATATGTTGGAGTTCCGAAAGTTGAAGCCATCACGAGGATTATTAATATTGTAGGTATCTCTCATGAACCCGTTTGCAGCAGCGCGTGCCCTGAGAGGCTGCAAGTCTCCATAGGAAAACTGCGGTGGTTGTTCGTTCTCATGAAGCCTGTTAAGTGATGAATAACGAGACAAACTTGTTTGATTATAATCATCATCCAATAATTGGAGTCTGCCAAATTCGGCTTCGAGGGAAAAGTCATCGGGAAAACTACGAGCACCATGATAATCCATCGACCAAAAGCTTTCGCCGCCAGGGCAGAACGGATCCCAACTGGCCTGTGGACGGAAGTTTACAAGGTTGTTTCTTGAAGAAACAGGCGGTGAATAGATGGCACTGTTGGCCCTCGGTGCAAGATTCCGATGCATGTCATCATAAGAGTAGAAAACATCCGGCCCAAGATGATGGTTTTGGGGAATGTTTCGGACGGGAACTATTTCCCTTGTGCGGACACTATCCCTATCCCGACTCTGAAACCAATACTCCCCATGTTCTCTGTTTCTGGTGATCGGAAAAACGGAAAGCCCTGGTGTTTCTTGTCTCAGAAAGCTGGGGACCGACAAATCCTCCGCTCGACGATGGAGATCATTATTTCCTTCCATCCACCATAGATTCACTTGGTTAATGAGAACCAATTACCATACTTGTATTTCCCGTGCGTGCAATTCTAATGTAAAGGAATATATAAAAAGTTTTTGATAAAAGATAGTGTTTCCATATCTTGGGGGTTTTGGTTTTAAAAAAAGGAGATTATGTCTATCTCATGCATGCAGAATAAGATTTTTATTCTGGTACGTTCCTAGATATCTAGTTCTCTCTTGGGTGATTGCAGATTTTAAATGAAGAACATTCCGATTTTGAGCTAATCTGTCTAAGAATTTCGAGCCAGCAAAAATTCATTCTCGTACGGTACTATAGGTTTAGAGTTCTTGCATGTGTACTTGTTCATTTTCGATTCGGTACTTTAGAGTCATAAAAAATCCAAACTAAATTATGTGCTGGACTTTCTAGCCGATGTTTGGGTCTGGGAAAAGCAAACTCTTATTTCATCAATATAATTCAGGAATTACATAAACTACAACTACTAATCATCTAATATTTAGCGGAAAATATACTAGATATTTCTTATGAGTTCGATGCCTAATGTTTTCCAACACATGGTATGTTGCAAATTCGAAACTTAAAAGGAAGATATATATCTCATCATGATATATAGATATCAGATTCTGGATAGCTAGGGATTATTTGGTTGAGATTGTTGAATTTTGTTTACTCCCACCGATTCTTGATATTAGATTCAAATTAACGTTGCTTCTATTTAGTTTCTATATAGGACTTGTTTCATTTCAACACATAATAAAAAGACATGAAAATTTATGAATGCTCCAACATTTTATTAACATTattgcaaaaaaataattttaaaaaaaaaacacatcgaCTCTCCAAGTCATGATTAATAcaacttttataaaaaaaaataaataaaaatttaaagaaataatAAATGATTTAACAtgaattaattatgtttaattagtTTATTGCACCACAAACCCTTCGAATGATCCCATTTTGGCCCAAGAGCAGTTCAATCTCGCTCATTTTAACCATGGCGTTTGCGAAATCGGAGTAAAAAGTTTGTTGATTCCTACTGTACTCGGAAACAATACTGTCGGCAGATCCACCATTGAAAAGAACTTGATCCGAGTGAAGAAGACCCTTTCTCTGCATCAGGTTCTTGTAGTAGTTATTGTCAAAAGAATTCGGGGTCACGAGATCTAGCGGCGCCAAGTTCTCGTCACCACCATTTTGCGGACATTGGCGTCTGCGAGTGCTAGCGAAGCCGGCATCAATATCTGTCCCATTGCTGTATATGCGAGTGCGAAAATTTTGGCATTGGGATTGGCCTAGTGTGTGAGCTCCTGCATGCATTAAACATTAATTAGCTAGTTTATATATCAATATTcaagaaattatatttttgagatTGTACGtacttgatatatatatataataaagttCATTGGCTTCCCTtccacaaataaaaaatatatttacctGATAGGGCAACCATGTCTCTTTCattaagatttttattttcgaaGAGAGCATTGATGACATTGAGATCATGAAAAGGGGCGGGAAGATCACTGTTAGCTCGGGAAAAACTGGCCGTGGTCGAGTCCCTTCTGCCGAGTCTCACATTCCACGACGGGCCGCCAACCTTAATTTTATGATACAATATGCATTTTAATTTGGTGAgaattaattaaacatgcatgcatgcaaaataTAAACATTTCTTACTGCGACGGAGGCATCTCGAGCTGCCAAAGTCAGTATGTCTGCGCAAGAAACGACTCCAGGACATATACCCTCGACCGCACTTTTTGCAGCGTCTATGACTTCATAGCCTCTTGCTGATCTTACATTGGGGAATGCAGTCTTCTCACCTTGAAAGTTAGCAGTGTCGTCTAGCAAGATCGACGCGTCGCATCCCTGGACAAAGCAATCGTGGAAATGGAGGCGAATGAGTGAGGCTGCCATGCGACGCTCACGAGATATGGCCTGCCTGATGGAGGTTCGGATCGTAGTGACTGCATTTGGACAAGTTGTGTCGTAAAATGTGGGCGATAATTGAGCATTAAAGCAAGGGAAAAATAAGACTAAAACGATAATTGTATCAAATGAATTTAAAAAACGTCCcataattgaaaatattttgaatcttGAATTAAATGAATAAAAGAATATTGAAAATTGAGTTTTGCAAAACTGAGAATTAAGTTGATGAATGAGGAGGAGGGATTTTCGTGAAGAATTTATAGGAAATGAAACAAAGAGTCGCTCTCGGCAGCTAACGCGTTCGCATATATAAAaatttgacattattttttcgtttttgggattttgaaaaTTCAACTCTTTTCACATAGTGGAATCGGTCTTTTGACTTCAATTTATATTATATCACCGAACTATCTAACATGAAGTTGTCCATCTATATTCAAATACGTACAAAtattagaaaattaaataatagtTTAAGttccatttttattttttttatttggggtTTTGGGAAATctttattttgaaaaatgagaaaatcaaattgtttatttaagACATATGTTAATCGTGTTCTAATTATGCACAGCATGGTAAATTAGCGACCCAATTTAGGACGAATGAGAGGAAATATTATGGTTTTATGTGAAACTATTTGACGGATTTGTATCCATGTGGCGAATTTATCCGGTTCAAACTTATAgttaaaactaatatttttgacataagaAATAACACTTTTTATCGATCGATTTGGTGATCGGAGGTATgtctcacaaaaaaaaaattatgaaacatTCTCCTGATATGAGTTTTTGTGTTTATAAAAATAGTTGGTACACAAATATTTGACACAAATTGCGAATTTACGATGAATTACGCAGAGATCAACTTTCAATTGGATGTGCATTATTAATCGTGTTTCAGTTTACTAATTCGATCACATTATAAATTGTAAACATATAATCTATCGAATGagttaaatacaattaattagtAAGGAAAATCTAaagagaaaattgatttttttgggTAATGATGTAGCAATAAGATGTATGCAGGAATTAATCTAAAAAGAAAATTAGCCTACGAATGAGGTTTAAGAGTTTTTAAAGAGAAAAATTATCATTATGAAGCTTTCGATTAAAAATGATGTGTGCTATTTAAATTCCAAAGTTAAATATGTTTTTGGtgcaaattatttaaatttaggTTTGGcagcaaagttttaaaatatggagagagattttttttaaaaaaaccagtATTTTTATGTAATGGGCCGGTTAAGCCCATTAGTTTTATAATAGGGGGTTAGCGTTCAGTGAAGGAGAAATCTCTTCCACACACCCTAGCCGCCAACCCCCAGTCTCCTCTCCCCCAATTCTTTAAAAATTGCATCTATGGAAAAATATCGTTGGATGATCCGTTCGTGATGAGGCTAGATCGAGTTTCTGAGCTACCGATTACTCCCTACCAAGAAAAAAATTCAAGTCTTAaatgttttgaaaccaccaatcgagaatataaatattttga comes from Henckelia pumila isolate YLH828 chromosome 4, ASM3356847v2, whole genome shotgun sequence and encodes:
- the LOC140867425 gene encoding pumilio homolog 12-like — translated: MEGNNDLHRRAEDLSVPSFLRQETPGLSVFPITRNREHGEYWFQSRDRDSVRTREIVPVRNIPQNHHLGPDVFYSYDDMHRNLAPRANSAIYSPPVSSRNNLVNFRPQASWDPFCPGGESFWSMDYHGARSFPDDFSLEAEFGRLQLLDDDYNQTSLSRYSSLNRLHENEQPPQFSYGDLQPLRARAAANGFMRDTYNINNPRDGFNFRNSNISWIPSPPNLHGVVSEAMDQHGCRSLCQRLHEGKPEDIQMILSEVKDHIYRLLHDRFGNNVIQKLFEVCDQQQMSQLVSAVTAHGHLLMSVCLHPQGSQSIQKLVQCLMEPEQISRMISIFRHITVPLVNNQIGSRVIQRCLSIFPAEETKEILNVIADHCVQIATNQSGCCLLQIFITKDSPLESQWRIVTEIVLNINELSKHQFGNYVVQYVIGLEIPNVMEGMLAGLKGNFVSLSMDKYGSNVVEKLMRACQKKFAPQIINELITNSLDFLNVVLDPYGNYVVQSAKTCATGGSRRTLNKLILEHSNELRSHPYGKNVLLNKEKTRHSI
- the LOC140863145 gene encoding lignin-forming anionic peroxidase-like; translated protein: MGRFLNSFDTIIVLVLFFPCFNAQLSPTFYDTTCPNAVTTIRTSIRQAISRERRMAASLIRLHFHDCFVQGCDASILLDDTANFQGEKTAFPNVRSARGYEVIDAAKSAVEGICPGVVSCADILTLAARDASVAVGGPSWNVRLGRRDSTTASFSRANSDLPAPFHDLNVINALFENKNLNERDMVALSGAHTLGQSQCQNFRTRIYSNGTDIDAGFASTRRRQCPQNGGDENLAPLDLVTPNSFDNNYYKNLMQRKGLLHSDQVLFNGGSADSIVSEYSRNQQTFYSDFANAMVKMSEIELLLGQNGIIRRVCGAIN